ATATGTAATTTGTACATACGACGAAATTCGATATATGTTTGTATACGTACGCGCGTGTGCTTTCTATACATAGAATTTTACGGCTGTGTTAAGACTTTTGTGGTGGTGTATAGTTGGCAGGGGGAGGTCTTTAGCCCCCTTCGTGAGGCACACGCCGGTAATGAGTGTTTATACTATAAATGCGGCGACACCAACAACAAATATAACAGTATCAACAacaacaacgacgacgacggcaGTAATAGTGACGACGACGGCTACGTCGACAACAATAACGGCGCCGGCGGTTGCCGTGTCGCCTGAAGCTGCACCTGGTTGGATAGAATTTTGTGAGAGACACGCCCGCGCTTCAGCTTCTGATTTTGCCAAGGCTTTTTGTACTTACGTCAGTTTAAATTTACCCGAAAGCGCTAGATCAAATCTTTCCCACCGTGattttttaaggaaatttgTCGAAAGCTTTTGTGAACATTTCGAAAGCGAATATCTGCGCCGTACGATTAGGTCTGTTACAATCTTCAAGATATATTCTTATTCttaagtttttatttatttaaatatctttATGTTATTCAGTTATGAATCGTATGATACcataaaatcttgaaaacaaaattattagtgacatattgtattattaaggatatatatatatatatatacatacgtgtgtatgtatgtacatgtgtgtgtgtgtggatatgtatatacaatttttatttgtgcAATATTTTACAGGTCACCATCTTTATATGATACAAGACATACACTAACTAATGATAGGGATATTAATGTTGTGAGTCAAAATAATAATGCTCCTGTTCGTATCTCATCTCATGAAGAATTTAGTGATTATTCCGAGCATGATGGAGATGCAATATCACCAAAACCAACACATAAGCCTTTTTTCCGCCGTTTATCTTTCAAAGGCCTTAAAAAGGGTAAAAGCTTCTTTCATAAACAACAAAGTGATGAGGTGGAATTATCACATAGTGAACATCGCAGAGATAAACATTCAAAAGCTAAACTTTCTAAAATCGTGGTGGAATGTAGAAAAGAAGGCATTGTTAATTCCTTGATGGGAGAAAATATTGATGGAACTCAGAAATGGGAGAAATCAAGACTTGCCTTAATAAAAGCAATTGGTGGATATATGTTAGAATTTTATTCTCCTCCAAAAGCAGTAAAGCCACGTAGTGGTGTATTTTGTTCTGCGATAACTGAAGCCAGAGAAACAACTGCATTAGAAATGCCAGATCATGAAAATACATTTGTATTAAAAACACAGAATATGGAATTTGTAATAGAAGCTCATGATTCAAACGATATGAGATCATGGTTAGCtactattaaatattgtatgCGTACAGTGCAACAAACTTTTATTAATCCTAGTTCTGGAACAGATGCTTCTGGAGATTCCTTAGGTCATGGTTCATTAACTATTGTTAATGAAGGAGATAGACTGAGAACTAACTCTGCAAGTAAAAGTTCTCGATCTACGGCTCATGAGCATGGAGATGAAACACCCAGTAATCCTCCTGAGATACCTCCAAGACTTCGTGTGAGAAGTAACAGTAATTTAGAATTATGTTCATCACAACAAGATATTGAACAAAGTAAgatacttttttttataatcaGTAAATGAATACTTATAGTTGTATAGTTCATACAGtaaaaacaataaaactttGTTATAGATGATGGTGAATTGGATTTATCAAGTAGTTTAAGGGAATATCCATGGTTTCACGGAACTCTTCCTAGATCAGATGCAGCACAGCTTGTTTTACATAGTGCTGCTAATGGTCATGGTGTATTTCTTGTTCGGCAAAGTGAAACAAGAAAAGGAGAGTTTGtgttaacatttaattttcaaGGCAGAGCAAAGGTAGAATTACTTTTTTAAGAGACCTTAACAGACAATTTGaacttcaaaataatttattttttaacttttattgcAGCATTTACGTATGACGTTAAATGATCAAGGACACTGTAGAGTTCAACATCTTTGCTTTCCTGCAATATATGACATGCTTGAACATTTTCGTCAAAATGCTATACCTCTTGAATCAGGTGGAACAGCAGATGTAACTTTAACAGAATTTGTCGTAGCAAATCATGCCATACGCTCAGGACATCATAATGTAGCTGGAGTAAATCAACAACAATTGCAAGAAAGAAGACCTCCAGCAGCTCCAGAGCCAAGAGAAGTAAGAGTCAGCAGTGGAAGTCTAACTCCTCTTGAGTGAACGCGAGTGGCCAGCACCCACAGTCTGAAGTCTAATCTACAGACAGtgagtaaataaataaagtgaTGCACCCATTTTTCGTGCGGctgataatatatattattataaattgatgTTTGAATGTTCATAGAAATTTTatcaactttttttttataattccatGTAAGTCCATATTCGGATTATCTTTAAATATTTACTGTGATCAGAATACAAAAACTGTTTTGAAAGGATCCAATTGGACAAAGCGGAAGAGGATTCGCTGGTTGAAGCGGTCGCATCTAGTAATTAAACTCGTGCAAAATAAAAGAGAGGGGCGATGTGTACAAAATATGTCTCTTACTTCTGTGCCGTTCCTGAATACTTCTTGTGTGTTGATCacagtaaacaaaatttttagctGAAGTTAaggttttttttattatacatatgttgatTATGTATTGccaataatttatgttataatcttaaaatcataatttttattaaaatatatgacatttcgtttaataattaatgatataCATATTCACATTTTTTACGTACAATAAAATCCCCTTTAAATTGAAGATCCACTGAGAAGCTAGACTAAGCCGCGATATGCTAAACTAAACTACACTAAGTTAAAGCTAAATTTATGACTCACTCCTCAAGATCGGTTCTAAAAACTACAATCATTTATCTTAACTACACGATTTCAGTTCCTTGTCGTGAGAAATTAAGAAGGGACTTTGTtgtatgttattaaaaaatttttattttttctatattgtaataaatttatatgtgttattatgttatttaaagtatataattctattttgcatcttgtatgattttctattatttctaaatTAGGTGTAAGCACTTTTAAACTTCTAATCCGAATGtggaaaattactaaaattattaaaaatattattgtatataattaattttgatagaaGCAATTGTCAAAATTTAATATGCCTCATGTCAAATGTGTGACAACTCTTAATATTAAAGGATTTTATAGATATTACGAGAAACAATGGTGCTGAATAAGTATGACCGTGGGGCAAGGAGCTCGCTTTTATACGTAAATTGTTCTTAAAATTTCTGGTTctcttcattttataattaaacagaAGAATGGCTCTTCCATTTTTGCATCATATTGTTTTCAAAATCCAGAAAATTTAagacatattttaattatttcgtttagattaaatttaaaacaaataattacCTATTTGTTAATATATAGGTGCGCACATATGGAGGTTCTATACGAACACGTACAGAATCACTGGAGAGACTGGAACAACAAAATAACATTATTGAACAACAAAGTTCATCATTATCTAGTGGTAGAGCAATTCAAAACACTTACAGTTTTCTTTGACGTTGGATTCACAATACTTTACCATCAGGCTATAATCCAGTTAGTTCTttagattaaatatttttcctatcaatttatttcataagcaAAAACAAGGCCTTAAGCTTACCCGTTGCCATTATTTAAAAACacgattaaaaaaaatataattgttttaatgtttttttttttgacgGCAAAAGTTTTTcgagaattttatttattgatttgttTTCCCGAtctgttataaaaaattaaaaatttgaaatgtaaataGAGCTTGTGAGCTGCACTTTTTTTGCACGTTCAGATATATCAGCtcaaagtattaaataataattaagaatatCGCGGCCTGTTTATCATTATTCTATTACAGTAATATGATGTAATATGAAGTAATATGGACTAATAtggaaaatattctaaaattatggaaaattattcaTCATACCAATTAATTTACTTAGGTATATGTccttttatacatatacatatatatatatatatttatatatacatatatataatgtaATTACAAAAATCGTTTTGATATGATTCTATTTCTTTTCTTATAGATTACAGAATATAATAGTAGCAGATAATACTATAATtgaactttatttaaaaatttaaactagTCTTAATCTTATATCTAATTagtatctcaaaatttttaagcaaAAGATACAATTGTAATGTTATACCtgtgcaaaattaaaatatatataattgtgCATTGTTTCATAGTAAAAGTACtagattttataataaattaagtgcTAAAACATATTAAACTTATTAGTATATAAGAATTATTCATATTATAGAGCAATATGGCTGAATGTGCAAAATTAGATTATAAATAAGTGTATTAACTACCCAAATGCATGAAATTCACAGAAAGCatgtgaatattttttttacaaatgttGAACTGATTTTTATTATTGGTCCTATTTATAGCAGTAAAATTTGACTGTTTTAATACAGTTTGCGTACATTCTTTTCTTTAAAGAAATATCTCTATGAACAATAACTGTtgatttgaatattaatttttattcagttattatttgtaattaaaatcatataaagtACCATAAACAGCTTGTGAAAATCATATTTATCTATCACACGTATATTACATATAATGgaatttgatattgtaaaaagggtgaaaaattatttttaaataagattTAAAGTACGGTGAATgtaaaaacaaagaaaaaaattcgtcaGAATATTGCGcttaaattgaaaagttagcaacagaaaattaaaattatcattagataatatatgtataaaaatataacaaatttttaataaaacccaTATAAGATACAAACCAAAATCGAACTATTTAACTACTACATTCCTCTGAAAATGTATACTAAATTGTTTTAGCTTTAATTTGCATTTAATAAATACTAGGGAAAGAaggatttatatatatatatatattatatatatatagtgcGAACAGTATCACTCCTACATTAACCTCTTTACGTTGTACAATTGTAaagtatatgtattttattgattatataataacatataacTTTTAAACAACAacaatgttaattttttttattataacatcTGCTGtcaatgatataaataaaaaataatttgcataAATAAACGAGCCAATACTATATCTGAACATGTACGAATCATACGTATGTCACTGAAGGCAAATAGATCTAAAAAGTATTGTTAATCAtccaataaatttatattatcattTTAGCAGTCAGATAAGAGTTATTTCTGATTAAATTAACAGTGCTCTTCCGTATTTATCACAGAACATATAATTCTTACAAGGTGCCACGTCaactgtataaatatataacacAGCATCAATATGGCATCTCAGGTAacgaaatttttattgcaatgtGAAAgtgaaatgttaattaaataatataaatttaaggtATACGAATTTGGTGTAGAAATGACATGCCAGGGATGTGCTAATGCAGTAACAAACGTACTTAACAAAAAAGAAGGTATGAATTAATgttttttatacaatatttaaatttcaaatactttaaaaatgtggaataaTAACCCAGATATAACACATGTCACTTTTGAAGATACTCATTCTATATATTGACTTATAGGTGTTAATGATATACAAGTGGATTTAGATACAAAAAAGATATTTGTAACATCAACCCTTTCTTCCGAtgaaatcttacaaactattaAAAAAAGTGGAAAAGCATGCCAGTTTTTAGgagtgaaaaaataaatataatataaatttaattttgttccttaaaatttgaatacttttaaaattgttaatgtcTTACATGGGTAACATCTtgctttttatattatatttaaaaattcatagaaattttattttattattaaatacataaataacatccaaaaacaataattatattttaagtatgacgtttttaaatatctaccagtctattatattaaaaaatgttattttataaataaaatataaagtttacttttttaattcttcttctAGTATTGTTAAACGTTCTTCTAAGTTCATAACAGCATCTTGTAATGACTGCACTTCTTCATTAAGTGCATCTACTACATTATTTGGATGTGTatcaggaaattgtttaaataaatgtgATATATTTACAACACGGCCTTCTTCAATAGGTTTTTGGTTTCTCATATTAATTACTTCAGGTTTCATATTCTTTCTTAAAGCTCCAGAATC
Above is a window of Megachile rotundata isolate GNS110a chromosome 12, iyMegRotu1, whole genome shotgun sequence DNA encoding:
- the Lnk gene encoding SH2B adapter-like protein Lnk isoform X1, with product MSVYTINAATPTTNITVSTTTTTTTAVIVTTTATSTTITAPAVAVSPEAAPGWIEFCERHARASASDFAKAFCTYVSLNLPESARSNLSHRDFLRKFVESFCEHFESEYLRRTIRSPSLYDTRHTLTNDRDINVVSQNNNAPVRISSHEEFSDYSEHDGDAISPKPTHKPFFRRLSFKGLKKGKSFFHKQQSDEVELSHSEHRRDKHSKAKLSKIVVECRKEGIVNSLMGENIDGTQKWEKSRLALIKAIGGYMLEFYSPPKAVKPRSGVFCSAITEARETTALEMPDHENTFVLKTQNMEFVIEAHDSNDMRSWLATIKYCMRTVQQTFINPSSGTDASGDSLGHGSLTIVNEGDRLRTNSASKSSRSTAHEHGDETPSNPPEIPPRLRVRSNSNLELCSSQQDIEQNDGELDLSSSLREYPWFHGTLPRSDAAQLVLHSAANGHGVFLVRQSETRKGEFVLTFNFQGRAKHLRMTLNDQGHCRVQHLCFPAIYDMLEHFRQNAIPLESGGTADVTLTEFVVANHAIRSGHHNVAGVNQQQLQERRPPAAPEPREVRTYGGSIRTRTESLERLEQQNNIIEQQSSSLSSGRAIQNTYSFL
- the Lnk gene encoding SH2B adapter-like protein Lnk isoform X2 is translated as MSVYTINAATPTTNITVSTTTTTTTAVIVTTTATSTTITAPAVAVSPEAAPGWIEFCERHARASASDFAKAFCTYVSLNLPESARSNLSHRDFLRKFVESFCEHFESEYLRRTIRSPSLYDTRHTLTNDRDINVVSQNNNAPVRISSHEEFSDYSEHDGDAISPKPTHKPFFRRLSFKGLKKGKSFFHKQQSDEVELSHSEHRRDKHSKAKLSKIVVECRKEGIVNSLMGENIDGTQKWEKSRLALIKAIGGYMLEFYSPPKAVKPRSGVFCSAITEARETTALEMPDHENTFVLKTQNMEFVIEAHDSNDMRSWLATIKYCMRTVQQTFINPSSGTDASGDSLGHGSLTIVNEGDRLRTNSASKSSRSTAHEHGDETPSNPPEIPPRLRVRSNSNLELCSSQQDIEQNDGELDLSSSLREYPWFHGTLPRSDAAQLVLHSAANGHGVFLVRQSETRKGEFVLTFNFQGRAKHLRMTLNDQGHCRVQHLCFPAIYDMLEHFRQNAIPLESGGTADVTLTEFVVANHAIRSGHHNVAGVNQQQLQERRPPAAPEPREVRVSSGSLTPLE
- the Atox1 gene encoding antioxidant 1 copper chaperone, which encodes MASQVYEFGVEMTCQGCANAVTNVLNKKEGVNDIQVDLDTKKIFVTSTLSSDEILQTIKKSGKACQFLGVKK